One Papaver somniferum cultivar HN1 chromosome 10, ASM357369v1, whole genome shotgun sequence genomic window carries:
- the LOC113317177 gene encoding RING-H2 finger protein ATL1-like, producing MDPLHKLQVYNHQVLNAALSPIKSQQSHSTETSSPILVIAILGIMTTALLLIGYYIFVIKCWLNWHRIGVVRRFSFRRYEDPLMVYDPAAEHRGVDELVIRAIPIFQFKRREGDNEDSSFHECAVCLNEFQEQEKLRVLPGCSHAFHIDCIDIWLQKNDNCPLCRSSISTPTRFPFHQIIAPTSSPQDQTPFTDTVINTDEDFVVIEIKGDNDNNTSSDQLNTIRRQDTGKSGEILSQSNVANPWPMRKLEPKSIQKRARKYHHVSSMGDECIDIRGKKDDQFSIQPIRRSISMDSSVDRQLYLSVQEIIQQKNRQQFNDVSTSDQQDSSSRIRSRSFFSFGSGRGSKNAITPLQFDES from the coding sequence ATGGATCCATTACATAAACTACAAGTGTATAATCACCAAGTACTCAATGCAGCATTATCTCCGATCAAAAGCCAACAATCACATTCAACAGAAACAAGTTCACCAATCTTAGTTATTGCAATACTAGGAATCATGACAACAGCTTTACTACTGATAGGCTATTATATATTTGTAATCAAATGTTGGTTAAATTGGCATCGAATTGGTGTTGTGAGAAGATTCTCCTTTAGAAGATATGAAGACCCATTGATGGTTTATGATCCAGCTGCTGAACACCGTGGTGTCGATGAATTGGTTATTCGAGCAATCCCAATATTTCAATTTAAGAGAAGAGAAGGTGATAATGAAGACAGTAGTTTCCATGAATGTGCGGTTTGTTTGAATGAGTTTCAAGAACAAGAGAAGTTAAGGGTTCTTCCTGGTTGTAGTCATGCTTTTCATATTGATTGCATTGATATTTGGCTTCAAAAGAATGATAATTGTCCGCTTTGTAGATCCAGTATCTCGACGCCAACTAGATTTCCTTTTCATCAAATTATAGCTCCAACTTCTTCACCACAGGATCAAACTCCTTTTACAGATACCGTCATTAATACGGATGAAGATTTCGTAGTCATTGAAATCAAGGGTGACAATGATAATAATACTAGTTCAGATCAACTTAATACTATTCGGCGACAAGACACGGGGAAATCAGGAGAAATTTTGAGTCAGTCAAATGTTGCCAATCCTTGGCCGATGAGAAAGTTAGAGCCAAAATCAATACAGAAAAGGGCTAGAAAGTATCATCATGTTTCAAGTATGGGAGATGAATGCATTGATATTAGAGGGAAAAAAGATGATCAGTTTTCGATACAACCCATTAGAAGATCAATTTCTATGGATTCTTCAGTTGATAGACAGCTATATCTATCTGTTCAAGAGATTATACAACAAAAGAATAGACAACAATTCAATGATGTTAGTACAAGTGATCAACAAGATTCTAGCAGTAGAATTCGAAGTCGATCGTTCTTTTCGTTTGGAAGTGGACGAGGATCTAAGAATGCAATTACTCCTTTGCAGTTTGATGAGTCGTAA